The proteins below come from a single Balaenoptera musculus isolate JJ_BM4_2016_0621 chromosome 1, mBalMus1.pri.v3, whole genome shotgun sequence genomic window:
- the OMA1 gene encoding metalloendopeptidase OMA1, mitochondrial isoform X3: MSFICGLQFAARNCVFFRLNLLTSWRKCNTQAVTSLDCHQVKINNIVNKSLGLGVNQGDRWTFLPENFHFYRTFNNKRTGCLLSTRSKEIWMITQKCTAWNNSFSRQLLMKDVPVVPALSVVHPVNCLPTRDIRSFHTSPRFQAAPVPLLLMILKPVQKLLAIIVGRGIRKWWQALPPNKKELFKESVRKNKWKLFLGLSSFGLLFVVFYFTHLEVSPVTGRSKLLLLGKEHFRLLSELEYEAWMEEFKNDMLTEKDARYVAVKEVVHHLIECNKDIPGISEINWIIHVVDSPDINAFVLPNGQVFIFTGLLNSVTDIHQLSFLLGHEIAHAVLEHAAEKASLVHFLDFLGLIFLTMIWAICPRDSLALLGQWIQSKLQEFMFDRPYSRTLEAEADKIGLQLAAKNQLVKSHTCTKTCLGF; the protein is encoded by the exons ATGAGCTTCATCTGTGGACTGCAGTTTGCTGCTAGAAACTGTGTTTTCTTCCGATTGAATTTACTGACCAGCTGGAGAAAATGTAACACACAAGCTGTAACCTCACTGGACTGTCATCAAGTGAAAATTAACAATATAGTAAATAAGTCTCTGGGCCTGGGAGTAAATCAGGGTGATAGATGGACATTTCTGCCTGAAAACTTTCATTTCTATAGgacttttaataacaaaagaaCAGGCTGCCTCTTGAGCACCAGAAGTAAGGAAATTTGGATGATTACCCAAAAATGTACTGCATGGAATAACTCTTTTTCAAGACAGCTACTGATGAAAGACGTTCCAGTAGTTCCTGCTCTTTCAGTGGTGCATCCTGTAAACTGTTTACCCACAAGAGACATCAGGAGTTTCCATACTTCTCCGCGGTTTCAAGCTGCTCCAGTTCCTCTCTTGTTGATGATTCTTAAACCAGTGCAGAAGCTACTGGCTATCATTGTGGGCAG GGGCATAAGGAAATGGTGGCAGGCACTTCCTCCTAACAAAAAGGAACTATTTAAAGAAAGTGTAAGGAAGAATAAATGGAAGTTATTCCTTGGTTTGAGTAGTTTTGGATTGCtttttgtagtattttattttacacaccTGGAAGTGAGTCCAGTCACAGGAAGGAGCAAGCTTCTATTACTGGGGAAAGAACATTTCAGACTTTTATCAGAACTGGAATATGAAGCA tggatggaagaatttaaaaatgatatgctAACTGAGAAAGATGCCCGATACGTGGCTGTTAAAGAAGTGGTTCATCATTTAATTGAATGCAATAAAGATATTCCAGGGATCTCTGAGATCAATTGGATAATTCACGTGGTTGATTCCCCAGATATAAATGCCTTTGTGCTTCCA AATGGACAAGTGTTTATCTTCACTGGGCTTTTAAATAGTGTGACTGATATTCATCAGCTATCCTTCCTTCTGGGCCATGAAATAGCACACGCAGTACTTGAGCATGCC gCAGAAAAGGCTAGCTTGGTTCATTTCCTGGATTTCCTAGGTCTGATTTTTCTCACAATGATTTGGGCCATTTGTCCTCGAGATAGTTTGGCACTTTTGGGCCAATGGATTCAGTCTAAATTGCAGGAG tTTATGTTTGATAGACCATATAGTAGAACACTGGAGGCTGAAGCTGACAAAATTGGACTACAACTTGCTGCAAAG aatcagcttgtcaaatcACATACCTGTACAAAAACATgcctgggattttga